Proteins encoded in a region of the Brevefilum fermentans genome:
- a CDS encoding aldo/keto reductase, translating into MQFRKFGSTGWDVSALGFGAMRLPILEGDSGKIDEPLATAMIRRAIDAGVNYIDTAWGYHREQSERFLGRVLKDGYRDRVRLATKLPSWLVDTSADFDHFLEAQLERLDVDHLDVYLLHSMNAHHWEKYQKLDVFSWAEKKMAEGLFHHLGFSFHDTYDVFENIVRGYDNWAMAQIQYNYIDIDYQAGMKGLKLAADRGMAVVAMEPLRGGQIAVNPPPLPVAEIWAQSERDWSPVAWALNWLWDQPEVSLVLSGMSAMEHVEENLLLAADAAVGKLTDEDHALVSQARETYVLLKPIPCTQCEYCLPCPSGVDIPRVFAIYNDAVAFDAWDSGYRAYNLFTKPEVRADNCIECGECEAVCPQNIEIIEWLATAHRKLTIPEG; encoded by the coding sequence ATGCAATTTAGAAAATTTGGTTCGACGGGCTGGGATGTATCCGCTTTAGGGTTTGGTGCCATGCGTTTGCCGATTCTCGAGGGTGATAGCGGCAAAATTGATGAACCACTCGCCACAGCGATGATACGGCGGGCTATCGACGCCGGCGTGAATTATATCGACACCGCCTGGGGTTATCATCGGGAACAGAGCGAGCGATTTCTCGGGCGGGTATTGAAGGACGGTTACCGTGATCGGGTTCGTTTGGCGACCAAACTGCCCTCCTGGCTGGTTGACACATCGGCGGATTTTGATCACTTCCTGGAAGCCCAGCTCGAGCGGCTGGATGTTGACCACCTGGATGTGTATTTATTGCATTCGATGAATGCGCACCACTGGGAGAAGTATCAAAAGCTGGATGTCTTTTCATGGGCGGAGAAAAAGATGGCTGAGGGTTTGTTTCATCATCTTGGTTTTTCGTTCCATGATACCTATGACGTTTTCGAAAACATTGTCAGGGGATATGACAACTGGGCGATGGCGCAGATCCAATATAACTATATCGACATCGATTACCAGGCAGGGATGAAGGGATTGAAGTTAGCTGCGGACCGGGGCATGGCGGTGGTGGCGATGGAACCGCTGCGCGGCGGGCAGATTGCTGTAAACCCGCCGCCCTTGCCGGTGGCAGAAATCTGGGCACAGAGCGAGCGGGATTGGTCGCCTGTAGCCTGGGCGCTGAACTGGCTGTGGGATCAACCCGAGGTGTCACTGGTGCTGAGTGGTATGTCTGCGATGGAACATGTGGAAGAAAACCTGTTATTAGCAGCAGATGCAGCGGTGGGAAAATTGACCGATGAAGACCATGCCCTGGTGAGCCAGGCGCGAGAAACCTACGTTTTATTAAAGCCAATCCCCTGCACCCAATGCGAATACTGCCTGCCCTGCCCAAGCGGTGTGGATATCCCGCGCGTCTTCGCCATCTACAACGATGCCGTCGCGTTTGATGCCTGGGACTCTGGCTACAGAGCCTATAACCTTTTTACCAAACCTGAAGTGCGAGCCGATAACTGCATCGAATGTGGAGAGTGTGAAGCTGTCTGCCCGCAGAACATTGAAATTATCGAATGGCTGGCGACCGCGCATCGGAAATTGACCATTCCTGAAGGTTAA
- a CDS encoding DUF2085 domain-containing protein, with the protein MTEEQAPEAPRRSSPWRWILIGFAVALTITWLALTPSGLLGKAQAVGYSVCHQIDIRSFHIHGRSFPLCARCSGTFLGALLGMLFQAVQGKKGKMPSIGASLVFALFALAWVLDGVNSFAMLTPMLPSLYQTQNWTRLVTGMGMGLALAAFLWPAFVQTMFRQWRDLSPVSSWQQLLLLVGLAGALAGLVWLEIAWVLYPLALLSAFSVIMLLTMVYSMVLVMIFKRENTFNRLRELLIPLISGYVIALIQIGVISVVRFIMTGTWGGFTL; encoded by the coding sequence GTGACTGAAGAACAAGCCCCTGAAGCCCCGCGGCGGTCCTCTCCCTGGCGCTGGATTTTGATCGGCTTTGCAGTGGCGCTGACGATCACCTGGTTGGCGCTGACGCCCAGCGGTCTGTTGGGTAAAGCCCAGGCTGTGGGGTATTCGGTTTGCCACCAGATCGATATACGCTCTTTTCACATCCATGGACGGTCGTTCCCCTTATGCGCCCGCTGCTCGGGTACATTCCTGGGGGCGCTGTTGGGTATGCTCTTTCAGGCAGTTCAGGGTAAAAAAGGCAAGATGCCGTCCATTGGCGCCAGCTTGGTGTTTGCCCTGTTCGCCCTGGCCTGGGTTCTGGACGGGGTTAATTCCTTTGCCATGCTGACTCCCATGCTGCCATCTCTGTATCAAACCCAAAATTGGACCCGTCTGGTCACCGGGATGGGGATGGGGTTGGCGTTAGCGGCTTTTCTATGGCCTGCCTTTGTTCAGACGATGTTCAGGCAGTGGCGGGATCTATCGCCAGTGAGTAGCTGGCAACAACTGCTGCTTCTGGTTGGTCTGGCAGGTGCCCTGGCGGGGCTGGTGTGGTTGGAAATTGCGTGGGTTTTATATCCACTGGCTTTATTAAGCGCCTTCAGCGTGATCATGCTGTTGACGATGGTGTACAGCATGGTATTGGTGATGATCTTCAAACGCGAAAACACTTTTAACCGTCTGAGGGAGTTGTTAATCCCGCTGATCAGCGGTTATGTTATCGCGTTGATCCAGATTGGGGTTATCAGCGTGGTGCGATTTATAATGACCGGTACCTGGGGAGGCTTTACCTTATAA
- a CDS encoding DUF4126 domain-containing protein: MDVIAAFGLSASAGLNAYIPLLVVSLLAKFTNLINLSESWRALESWWIIGLLIVLSLVEFLVDKIPAVNHINDIIQTFVRPTAGAILFAVSAQAITEVNPILSIAIGLLVSGGVHAAKSVLVRPITTATTAGAGDVPVSVLEDVAATTISVLSVVIPILVAIILVVFLIGLIWWIANQSIEKTT, translated from the coding sequence ATGGATGTCATTGCAGCTTTTGGGCTATCAGCCAGCGCTGGATTAAATGCTTATATCCCCTTACTGGTGGTTTCGCTGTTGGCGAAATTTACCAATTTGATCAACCTCTCTGAAAGCTGGCGTGCATTAGAGAGCTGGTGGATTATTGGCTTGTTGATCGTTCTGTCACTGGTGGAATTTCTGGTGGACAAAATTCCGGCGGTGAATCATATCAATGATATCATTCAGACTTTTGTTCGCCCGACAGCTGGTGCAATCCTGTTTGCAGTCAGCGCTCAAGCGATTACAGAGGTGAACCCGATTCTCTCGATTGCGATCGGTCTGCTGGTGTCCGGGGGCGTGCACGCGGCGAAATCTGTGCTGGTTCGCCCGATAACCACGGCGACCACAGCCGGCGCCGGAGATGTGCCGGTCAGCGTCCTGGAAGACGTGGCTGCCACCACGATCTCAGTGCTCTCGGTGGTGATCCCGATTCTTGTGGCGATTATTTTGGTGGTCTTTCTCATCGGGCTGATCTGGTGGATCGCCAACCAATCGATTGAAAAAACGACCTGA
- a CDS encoding DUF4190 domain-containing protein, producing MTNQGYSQPPIYQQTSTMAVISLISGIASFFILPLLGAILAIILGYSAKKEIAQSGGALTGEGLATWGLILGWVNIGLALIGICLSILVFAGVLTLPFCFIPFANGFN from the coding sequence ATGACAAATCAAGGATACAGTCAACCCCCCATTTATCAACAGACATCTACAATGGCTGTGATCAGCCTGATTTCGGGTATTGCCAGCTTTTTTATCCTTCCCCTGTTAGGCGCAATTCTGGCGATTATTCTGGGCTATTCGGCAAAGAAAGAAATTGCACAAAGCGGCGGCGCGCTCACCGGTGAAGGGCTGGCCACTTGGGGCTTGATATTGGGCTGGGTAAACATCGGTTTGGCTTTGATTGGGATTTGCCTGAGCATCCTGGTGTTTGCTGGCGTTTTAACATTGCCCTTTTGCTTTATTCCATTTGCAAATGGTTTTAATTAA
- a CDS encoding DUF402 domain-containing protein: MQPDPLNVIIRKLNTQRQETWRYEGRILSQEPDSILVEAFFNRPDLPFHGITLRENDRYLERYYSNRWYNIFEIHDRDDDQLKGWYCNVTTPAEIVPGYISYVDLALDLLVFPDGGYLVLDQDEFDALNLDAHTRRHACQALDTLLFIAQSGWLGDTIDEHR; this comes from the coding sequence ATGCAACCTGACCCCCTGAATGTCATCATCCGAAAATTAAACACCCAACGCCAGGAAACCTGGCGTTATGAGGGACGTATTCTCAGCCAGGAGCCAGACAGCATCCTGGTCGAAGCCTTTTTCAACCGCCCTGACCTTCCTTTTCACGGGATTACCCTGCGGGAAAATGACCGCTATCTCGAACGTTATTACTCAAACCGCTGGTATAACATCTTCGAAATCCACGACCGGGATGATGACCAATTAAAAGGCTGGTATTGCAACGTCACCACCCCGGCGGAGATCGTTCCGGGCTATATCAGCTATGTTGACCTGGCGCTGGACCTGCTGGTGTTTCCGGATGGCGGCTACCTGGTGCTGGATCAAGACGAATTTGACGCGCTCAATCTCGATGCACACACACGCCGTCACGCCTGTCAGGCACTGGACACCTTATTGTTCATCGCCCAATCGGGCTGGTTAGGCGATACAATTGACGAGCACCGTTAA
- a CDS encoding ABC transporter ATP-binding protein: MLSVISIDKSYEGQPLLKGVSFSVDENETVCLLGPSGSGKSTLLRIIAGLEEPEGGDVYWKHASLAGIPTHKRRFGLMFQDYALFPHRNVAENIAFGLKMQNLPVDEINARVERALETIGMAGFAQRKVTELSGGEQQRVALARALAPNPRLLMLDEPLGALDRTLREDLGQELRRILHESKIPAIYVTHDQEEAFSIADRLLLLHQGVIIQSGRPHEFFHHPRNEWVARFFGLGNLVEGTVVSHKPLQVETALGLIHASCDRQPPAPGQRVTLLFRPSQVQLTSIEAVNLLAGRVSDQVFQGEKYQVSLTINDRLPEFKILLPNPLTIGERLQVHYSPSNVLCLENGA; this comes from the coding sequence ATGCTCTCTGTGATCAGTATCGACAAGTCCTACGAAGGTCAGCCTCTGCTTAAGGGGGTCTCCTTCAGTGTGGATGAAAATGAAACCGTGTGCCTGCTGGGACCGTCCGGAAGCGGGAAGAGCACCCTGCTGCGCATTATCGCCGGGCTGGAAGAACCTGAAGGCGGCGATGTTTACTGGAAGCACGCCTCCCTGGCGGGGATTCCCACGCATAAGCGCCGTTTTGGGCTCATGTTCCAGGATTATGCCCTGTTCCCACATCGCAATGTTGCCGAAAATATTGCTTTCGGGCTTAAGATGCAAAATCTGCCTGTTGATGAAATCAACGCCCGGGTTGAACGCGCGCTGGAAACCATCGGTATGGCGGGTTTTGCCCAACGCAAGGTGACCGAGCTCTCCGGCGGCGAACAGCAGCGAGTTGCACTGGCGCGTGCCCTGGCTCCCAACCCCCGCCTGCTGATGCTGGATGAACCCCTGGGCGCCCTGGATCGAACCCTGCGCGAAGACCTCGGCCAGGAGTTGCGCCGTATCCTGCATGAGAGCAAAATACCTGCCATTTACGTCACCCACGACCAGGAAGAGGCTTTTTCCATAGCAGATCGCCTGCTGCTGCTCCACCAGGGGGTCATTATTCAAAGTGGGCGTCCTCATGAGTTCTTTCACCATCCCCGCAATGAGTGGGTCGCCCGGTTCTTTGGGCTGGGCAACCTGGTTGAAGGCACCGTGGTCTCCCACAAGCCTTTACAGGTTGAAACAGCCCTGGGGCTGATACACGCCAGTTGCGATCGCCAGCCCCCAGCGCCAGGTCAGCGGGTAACGCTGCTTTTTCGCCCGTCACAGGTGCAACTGACTTCCATTGAAGCGGTGAACCTGCTTGCAGGTCGAGTCAGCGACCAGGTTTTCCAGGGTGAAAAATATCAGGTTTCCCTGACCATCAATGACCGGTTACCCGAATTCAAAATCTTACTGCCCAACCCGCTAACCATCGGAGAGCGCCTGCAGGTGCACTATTCACCCTCAAATGTATTATGCCTGGAAAATGGAGCCTGA
- a CDS encoding ABC transporter permease: MTVSHRRLHRWTRHPVFRGLLFWFLPALFLGYFFYQPLFALFNLVLKGSASSGWGFDPGVLNLTRIWRPLSFTIRQAALSTLLTLFLGLPGAWAFTHFIFPGKKFLETLTTLPFILPTVVVAAGFNALLGPRGWINLGLMSLFNLAAPPIQFLNTFGAILVAHVFYNTTIILRVVSNAWSQQNIRLQHAAQVLGASPWRTFKEITLPQLKPAIFAGTLLVFLFNFSSFGVVLMLGGPQFATLEVEIYVQALHLLNLPMASVLSILQLLCTLLITLGHNRVSGLGDRVAAPPARGIIPRKPTRVIERVVLIVIITTLFVLLVAPLSSLALRSIVKLEPTRGERGEIERGLTLQFYRELAVNRRGDLFFVPPITAARNSFLFALMTIGLTLTLGLLVAYAQRYRTPLTKILDPLLMLPLGASAITQGLGFIIVFNRPPFSTLRFPLLIPIAHTLVALPFIVRTLSPALRNISTSLRNAARVLGASPLRVWREVDLPLLTPSILVSTIFALTISLGEFGASTFLVRPDYPTLPVAIYRYISQPGALNYGQALAMSTILMLVCAAGIFTIERLQKSERGEH; encoded by the coding sequence TTGACTGTCTCACACCGCCGCCTCCACAGATGGACCAGGCACCCTGTTTTCAGGGGGCTGCTGTTCTGGTTTCTGCCAGCGCTTTTTCTGGGTTATTTCTTTTACCAGCCCTTATTCGCCCTGTTCAACCTGGTCCTCAAAGGCAGCGCCTCATCGGGCTGGGGCTTCGACCCGGGCGTGCTCAACCTCACCCGCATCTGGCGACCGCTTTCCTTTACCATCCGCCAGGCGGCGCTGTCCACACTGTTGACCCTCTTCCTCGGGCTGCCAGGCGCTTGGGCATTCACACATTTCATCTTTCCTGGCAAAAAATTCCTTGAAACCCTGACGACACTGCCCTTTATCCTGCCCACCGTGGTCGTGGCAGCCGGGTTCAACGCGCTTTTAGGTCCCCGGGGCTGGATCAACCTGGGGTTGATGTCCCTGTTCAACCTTGCGGCGCCCCCGATCCAGTTTCTCAACACCTTTGGTGCGATCCTCGTTGCACACGTGTTTTACAATACCACCATCATCCTGCGCGTGGTCTCCAATGCTTGGTCTCAGCAGAACATCCGCCTGCAGCATGCCGCCCAGGTGCTGGGTGCCAGTCCCTGGCGCACATTTAAGGAAATTACCCTCCCGCAGTTGAAGCCCGCAATTTTCGCCGGGACCTTGCTGGTGTTTCTGTTCAATTTTAGCAGTTTTGGCGTCGTGCTCATGCTGGGCGGACCTCAATTTGCAACCTTAGAAGTAGAAATCTATGTCCAGGCTCTGCATCTGTTGAACTTACCCATGGCCAGCGTTCTATCGATTCTGCAATTGCTTTGCACTCTACTGATCACTCTCGGACACAACCGGGTATCCGGGCTGGGCGATCGGGTTGCAGCGCCGCCTGCCCGGGGAATCATCCCCCGCAAACCAACCCGGGTGATTGAACGTGTGGTGCTCATCGTGATCATCACCACCCTCTTCGTTCTGCTCGTGGCGCCCCTGTCCTCACTGGCATTGCGCTCCATCGTCAAGTTGGAACCCACCCGGGGTGAGCGCGGTGAAATCGAACGCGGCTTGACCCTGCAGTTCTATCGCGAATTGGCGGTTAACCGCCGCGGCGACCTGTTCTTTGTCCCACCAATCACAGCTGCCCGCAATTCCTTCCTGTTTGCCCTGATGACCATTGGGCTTACACTCACGCTGGGTTTGCTGGTCGCCTATGCGCAAAGGTACAGGACGCCGTTAACCAAAATTCTGGACCCGCTGCTGATGTTGCCCCTCGGGGCATCCGCCATCACCCAGGGACTGGGGTTTATCATTGTTTTCAACCGCCCACCCTTCAGCACCCTGCGCTTTCCGCTCCTGATCCCGATTGCACATACCCTGGTAGCCCTGCCCTTCATTGTGCGCACCCTTTCCCCGGCGCTGAGGAATATTTCCACCTCGCTGCGTAATGCCGCCCGAGTTTTGGGGGCTTCGCCGCTGCGGGTTTGGCGCGAGGTTGATCTGCCCTTATTGACCCCGTCCATCCTGGTCAGCACAATCTTTGCGCTCACCATTTCCCTGGGCGAATTTGGCGCCAGCACGTTTTTAGTCCGGCCCGATTACCCCACCCTCCCCGTAGCCATCTATCGCTATATCTCCCAGCCCGGTGCGCTTAACTACGGTCAGGCTCTGGCGATGTCCACCATCTTGATGCTGGTGTGTGCTGCGGGCATCTTCACCATTGAAAGACTGCAAAAATCCGAAAGGGGCGAACATTAA
- a CDS encoding thiamine ABC transporter substrate-binding protein, giving the protein MQKKMFALLVLIVTLLSAACTPFARPAETRSITVVTHDSFAISEELIADFESEHGVKVVFVRGGDAGTTLNQAILTKENPVADVFFGLDNTFLTRALEEELFIAYDSPMLAQVPAAFKLDPGNFALPIDYGDVCINYDKAYFADHSLTIPTSLEALTEPQYAGLLVVQNPATSSPGLSFLMATIAHFGEDGYLDYWAALKHNDVVVVSDWETAYYTNFSGSSGRGPQPMVVSYGSSPAAEVIFAETELAQAPTGSIIGPDTCFRQIEFVGILKNAANPDLAKLFVDFMLSVPFQEDIPMQMFVFPVNPQASLPQAFLEHVDIPDQPASLPPELIDAKREAWINAWLETVLD; this is encoded by the coding sequence ATGCAGAAAAAAATGTTCGCCCTGCTCGTTTTGATCGTCACCTTGCTCTCCGCTGCCTGTACGCCCTTTGCCCGCCCGGCTGAAACGCGATCCATAACTGTCGTAACCCACGATTCCTTCGCCATCAGCGAAGAACTTATCGCTGATTTTGAATCCGAACATGGTGTGAAGGTCGTCTTTGTGCGCGGCGGCGACGCCGGCACCACGCTCAACCAGGCCATTCTGACCAAAGAAAACCCGGTTGCCGATGTCTTCTTTGGTCTCGACAACACCTTCCTGACCCGCGCCCTGGAAGAGGAGCTCTTCATCGCCTATGATTCACCGATGTTGGCTCAGGTCCCGGCTGCGTTTAAACTCGACCCGGGCAACTTCGCCCTGCCCATCGATTATGGTGATGTGTGCATCAATTACGACAAAGCCTATTTTGCCGACCACAGCCTGACCATCCCGACCTCACTGGAGGCGTTAACAGAGCCCCAATATGCCGGTCTGCTGGTGGTACAAAACCCGGCCACCTCATCGCCCGGTCTCTCTTTCCTGATGGCAACCATCGCCCACTTCGGCGAAGACGGCTACCTGGATTACTGGGCTGCGCTCAAGCACAATGACGTGGTCGTCGTCAGCGATTGGGAAACGGCTTATTATACCAATTTCAGCGGCTCGAGCGGGCGTGGACCGCAGCCCATGGTCGTGTCCTATGGCTCCAGCCCGGCAGCAGAGGTGATCTTCGCGGAAACCGAGCTCGCCCAAGCCCCCACAGGCTCAATCATCGGGCCAGACACCTGCTTCAGGCAAATCGAATTCGTCGGCATCCTCAAAAATGCAGCCAATCCTGACCTGGCAAAACTCTTTGTGGACTTCATGCTCAGCGTCCCCTTCCAGGAAGATATCCCGATGCAAATGTTCGTCTTCCCGGTTAATCCGCAAGCCAGCCTGCCGCAAGCCTTCCTGGAACATGTCGACATCCCCGATCAACCCGCCAGCCTGCCGCCCGAGCTGATCGACGCCAAACGGGAAGCCTGGATTAACGCCTGGCTGGAGACCGTCCTGGATTGA
- a CDS encoding thiamine diphosphokinase, translated as MTHNPIRVFLFVNGELPEPDKIRTALQNTDYLIAVDGGLRHLVNLGLTPHMVIGDLDSADPDAVQRLRLIGVEIRTFPTDKDETDLHLALDAALELAPDMIRVVAALGGRLDQTLANIFLLTRPDLAEVDIRLIDGHSEVFLIRKSANFSGEVGQRVSLLPLNGPVTGIHTEGLRYSLNNGTLFPDNTLGISNEMNAPTARISIQSGLLLCIHETRSVFTK; from the coding sequence ATGACTCACAACCCAATCCGAGTTTTCCTGTTTGTTAACGGCGAACTGCCCGAGCCTGATAAGATCCGCACTGCCCTGCAGAATACCGACTATCTGATCGCTGTTGATGGGGGATTAAGACACCTGGTAAACCTGGGATTAACCCCGCATATGGTGATTGGCGACCTCGATTCTGCCGACCCGGATGCCGTTCAGCGTTTGCGTCTCATCGGGGTTGAAATCCGGACCTTCCCAACCGACAAAGATGAAACCGATCTGCACCTTGCCCTGGACGCAGCCTTGGAACTGGCGCCGGACATGATCCGTGTAGTCGCAGCCCTGGGTGGACGCCTGGATCAAACCCTGGCTAATATCTTCCTCCTCACCCGTCCCGACCTGGCTGAGGTCGATATACGCCTGATTGACGGCCACAGCGAGGTCTTTCTCATCCGGAAATCGGCAAATTTCAGTGGAGAAGTTGGTCAACGGGTCTCGCTGCTGCCGCTGAATGGACCGGTCACCGGCATTCATACCGAAGGCCTGCGCTATTCCCTGAATAACGGCACGCTGTTCCCGGACAACACCCTCGGAATCAGCAACGAAATGAACGCACCCACAGCCCGTATTTCGATTCAATCAGGATTGCTACTGTGTATTCACGAGACCCGATCCGTTTTTACAAAGTGA
- a CDS encoding ABC transporter ATP-binding protein — MPPIVEVINLLKKYGDLTAVDGISFTIQEGEIFSLLGPNSAGKTTTISILSTLFSPTAGEAIICGHSVTKEPLAVKRVIGVVPQEIALYEDLTALENLNFWGKMYGLSGRDLSRRIDQVLELTGLKERAKQRIKTYSGGMKRRVNIGVGLLHEPRLLFMDEPTVGIDPQSRRAILDSVKELNRAGMTILYTTHYMEEAQELSDRVGIIDHGKLIALGTQGELTAQVGEMDTLILHLGENEDPFHLAEGLKTLPEVLQVNPTDHEVAIVTASAEEALAPVVSRANEMGIKIYSVDMREPNLEAVFLHLTGRALRE; from the coding sequence ATGCCACCGATCGTCGAAGTTATCAATCTCCTTAAAAAGTACGGTGACTTGACCGCCGTGGATGGGATCAGCTTTACCATACAGGAGGGTGAAATCTTCAGCCTGTTGGGCCCCAACAGCGCCGGAAAAACCACGACGATTTCGATTCTTTCGACCCTGTTCTCGCCTACAGCCGGGGAAGCCATCATCTGCGGTCATTCGGTGACCAAAGAGCCGCTGGCGGTCAAACGAGTCATCGGTGTTGTGCCCCAGGAAATCGCCCTGTACGAAGACCTGACAGCGTTGGAAAACCTGAATTTCTGGGGGAAGATGTATGGCTTGTCCGGACGTGACCTTTCCAGGCGTATTGACCAGGTGTTGGAGCTGACTGGCTTGAAAGAGCGTGCCAAGCAACGCATCAAAACCTATTCTGGAGGAATGAAGCGGCGGGTTAACATTGGCGTTGGTTTGTTGCACGAACCGCGCTTGCTGTTTATGGATGAGCCCACGGTGGGGATCGATCCACAATCTCGGCGCGCCATCCTCGATTCGGTAAAAGAGCTCAACCGTGCAGGGATGACGATCCTATACACGACGCATTACATGGAAGAAGCCCAGGAACTTTCAGATCGGGTTGGCATCATTGATCACGGCAAGCTGATCGCCCTGGGCACCCAGGGTGAACTCACCGCCCAGGTGGGCGAGATGGATACGCTGATTCTCCATTTGGGCGAAAACGAGGACCCCTTTCACCTGGCTGAGGGACTTAAAACGCTGCCGGAGGTACTGCAGGTCAACCCCACGGACCACGAAGTGGCGATTGTCACGGCTTCTGCAGAAGAAGCGCTGGCGCCTGTTGTCTCACGGGCGAATGAGATGGGAATTAAGATTTATTCCGTGGACATGCGAGAACCCAACCTGGAGGCTGTCTTTTTGCATTTGACTGGACGGGCGTTAAGGGAGTGA
- a CDS encoding ABC transporter permease has product MGLRKIFLIAFKDLRLIFRDPAALIMMLLAPFLLTIGMGAIAGGFSGGAGSTFSDIPVEIVNLDEGVLGQTLVDVFTSPELEALVAPRLSTDLGAAQALVDSDQSAAVIYIPAGFSESLLSPRTQGGSVAPIEFYANPTMPNSAGFLRSVVDQFVNQVEIGRVSGEVIVTQLLDNGLISYQQAADIGSQIGYEIGQASGTRSSIRIKADLAEGEALEFNILAYMAPGMAMMFLMFAVTYGARSLLVENQAGTLPRMLVAPTSSASVLGGKFAGVFLTAVAQLTILIGGTSLLFSLQWGDTLGVILLILAAAFGATGWGLLFAAILKTPGQIAITGSAVMLLFGLLGGSIIDLSMLPHWLQLLNKITPNAWGNDGFFILGIGGQLKDISTHLIALLIMGGVLFTFASIWIGKRGLARK; this is encoded by the coding sequence ATGGGCTTACGAAAGATATTTTTAATTGCATTTAAAGATCTGCGCCTGATCTTCCGTGACCCCGCTGCCCTGATCATGATGCTGTTAGCGCCGTTCCTGTTGACCATTGGCATGGGAGCGATCGCCGGCGGCTTCTCGGGAGGGGCTGGATCGACCTTCAGCGATATCCCGGTAGAGATCGTTAACCTGGATGAGGGCGTTTTAGGGCAAACACTGGTGGATGTGTTCACCTCACCTGAATTGGAAGCGCTGGTTGCACCCAGGTTATCCACGGACCTGGGCGCAGCGCAGGCGCTGGTCGATTCCGACCAGAGTGCGGCAGTGATCTATATCCCGGCTGGTTTCAGTGAAAGCCTCCTTTCACCTCGGACACAGGGCGGCTCTGTGGCGCCGATAGAATTTTATGCCAACCCCACCATGCCTAACAGCGCTGGCTTCCTGCGCTCCGTGGTGGACCAATTCGTCAACCAGGTGGAGATCGGGCGGGTTTCAGGTGAGGTGATTGTCACCCAGTTGCTGGACAATGGACTGATCTCCTACCAGCAGGCGGCGGATATCGGCTCGCAGATCGGTTATGAAATAGGGCAGGCATCTGGAACCCGCTCTTCAATTCGAATCAAGGCGGATCTTGCCGAAGGTGAAGCGCTGGAATTTAATATCCTGGCTTATATGGCGCCTGGCATGGCGATGATGTTCCTGATGTTCGCCGTCACCTACGGTGCGCGCTCACTGCTTGTAGAGAATCAGGCTGGCACCCTGCCGCGCATGTTGGTGGCGCCAACCTCCTCAGCCAGTGTGCTGGGGGGGAAATTTGCTGGGGTTTTCCTCACCGCAGTTGCCCAGCTTACCATCCTGATAGGGGGCACTTCGCTGCTGTTCAGTTTACAGTGGGGCGACACGCTGGGCGTGATCCTGCTGATCCTGGCGGCTGCTTTTGGCGCTACTGGCTGGGGATTGTTGTTCGCAGCGATCCTGAAGACACCCGGTCAAATTGCGATCACCGGTTCTGCGGTGATGTTGCTATTTGGGTTGTTGGGCGGCAGTATTATTGATCTGAGCATGCTGCCGCACTGGTTGCAGCTGCTGAACAAGATCACACCCAATGCTTGGGGCAACGATGGCTTTTTTATCCTAGGTATTGGCGGTCAGTTGAAAGACATCAGCACGCATCTGATTGCGCTGCTGATCATGGGTGGTGTCCTGTTCACCTTTGCTTCGATCTGGATTGGCAAACGCGGACTGGCGCGAAAGTGA